A window of Leptolyngbya sp. FACHB-261 genomic DNA:
GGCTCGCAAGAAGCAACATACCGCCGATGTCAAAGAAGTGAAGATGCGCTACAACATCGACGACCATGACTACAACGTGCGTCTGAAGAGTGCGCAGCGCTTTCTTCAAGAGGGCGACAAAGTCAAGGCGACGATCATGTTCCGAGGCCGTGAGATTCAGCACGCTGACCTAGCTGAGGGACTGCTGAAGCGGATGGCCGAAAGCTTACAAGAGGTAGCTGAAATCCAGCAAGCACCGAAGCGCGAGGGCCGTAATATCATGATGTTGCTCTCGCCTAAGAAGTAAACCCGCCAGCCTTCACTACCGGCCTCTATAGGCAATCAGTTATTGAAAGCCCGCATTACGCACTGTGACTCTAGTTACAGTGCGTTGTTTTTGGAAGCGTTTTTAGCAGCGTTGTCATTGGGCAGACTTCTTGCGAGGGAATGCTGCTGAAGATGATGCTTATGCCGAGTCTGGGCCAGCCTGTGCCAGGTCTATATGCAGTCTAGGTTGTCGCTCCAGGTCTATTTCTGCTTCTTCCGCTTTGGCAGCTTCAAGAGACAGGGTAGGGCACGCGTAGCGTCTGTCGGATCTCTGGGGCTTCAATCACCTGAGTGGCCCCGCCGGGCCAACGGACCTCTACCTGGGCAACTTGAGTTTCTGTTCCTAAGCCAAAGTGAGCAACTGGTTCCATCTGGCAGAGGTAGCCGCTGCCCGCGTCAATGACCCGCCGCTGGGCTCGGCCAGCAACCAGCGTCACAACAGCACCTCGAGCAGGCGCACCCGCCGCTGTCAGGGGCAGCACTCGTAACCAGCCATTGCCGTTCTCGGGCGTCTGGAACAAGCTCAGAGGTTGCAGTCCAGATTCGCCATGGGCAATCACTAACTCTAGGCGGCCATCTCCATCCAGGTCGCCCACGGCCGCTCCTGTTCCCAATCCTGTGGGTTCGAGGGCATCACCAAGGTCTAGCGAGGTCCAACCGCCACCACGCCAGCCAAATAGACGATTGGGTTCACCAATGTTGTTGAAGAACAGTTCTTCGTAGCCATCATTATCGAAGTCGGCAGCAATAACCGTACGAATGCGCGAAGATTTTGCCATTTCTGGTGGCGCTGCTTCTTGAAAGTTGCCACCTCGCGATTGCACATAAAGTCGATGCGGACCTTCCCAGTTGCCATAAACCAGATCAAAGCGGCCGTTACCACTCATATCTATTACTGTCACGCCCCGACCGTTTTCAGAGGGGTCGTCGATTTCTAGGAGCTGAGCTAATTCTTCAAACCGACCGTTCCCAAGATTGCGAAACAAGAAGTTGCCGCCGCCTTCATTGACAGTGAAAATATCCATCGATTCTGACAGCAGGGGCAGCGAAACAACGCCTCGGCCACCTGTAGTTAAAGCTAATCCTGCCTCCGGGGCAACATTCACCAATTGCCCCTCAGGATTCAATTCGTACAGCCGCATGGGACCACCGTAATTGGCAACGAAGAAACCATAGCGGCCGCGGCCCCATCGATCTACGCAAGCAACTGAGCGCCCAGCAGTTTTATTGATGACCTGTCGGTTCTCCGGCAGCGAAAACAAATCGACCCAGTGTTCACCCTGACGATCAACCTGAATATCAAACAGCCGGTCACCAAATTGCTTGGCGCCCGTAAAGGTATCCGTATTCAGGATATAGATTTCTTCTCGTCCGTCGCCATCCAGATCACAAGCAGCTACACCAATTGCTCGCCGTTCCGGA
This region includes:
- a CDS encoding CRTAC1 family protein, which produces MTETSMFVDRSSLLTDNPAQLNYGLAILDVDGDGAFEILVAGFGYRNLALKWNGSSFIDIADPVLADPERRAIGVAACDLDGDGREEIYILNTDTFTGAKQFGDRLFDIQVDRQGEHWVDLFSLPENRQVINKTAGRSVACVDRWGRGRYGFFVANYGGPMRLYELNPEGQLVNVAPEAGLALTTGGRGVVSLPLLSESMDIFTVNEGGGNFLFRNLGNGRFEELAQLLEIDDPSENGRGVTVIDMSGNGRFDLVYGNWEGPHRLYVQSRGGNFQEAAPPEMAKSSRIRTVIAADFDNDGYEELFFNNIGEPNRLFGWRGGGWTSLDLGDALEPTGLGTGAAVGDLDGDGRLELVIAHGESGLQPLSLFQTPENGNGWLRVLPLTAAGAPARGAVVTLVAGRAQRRVIDAGSGYLCQMEPVAHFGLGTETQVAQVEVRWPGGATQVIEAPEIRQTLRVPYPVS
- the infC gene encoding translation initiation factor IF-3, producing MNKKPTPRDLPMINERIRFPKIRVIDTAGEQLGILTPREALRIAEEKELDLVLVSDKADPPVCRIMDYGKFKFEQEKKAREARKKQHTADVKEVKMRYNIDDHDYNVRLKSAQRFLQEGDKVKATIMFRGREIQHADLAEGLLKRMAESLQEVAEIQQAPKREGRNIMMLLSPKK